The Pseudodesulfovibrio hydrargyri genome segment TTCCTGCGCCAGCTGAACGTGGAGGCGCGCCTTGAAGAGGTCCGCCAGCAGGAGATCATGCACACCCTGCGCTCCAACCAGAACATCCTTGAAGCCACCCCGTCCATCTGGCCGACCTCCGGCTGGGTGACCTCGGGCTTCGCCTGGCGCACCTCGCCCTTCACCGGCAAGCGCGAGTTCCACAAGGGGCTCGACATCTCCGCGCCCCGGGGCACTCCGGTGTACGCCCCGGCCAGGGCTTCCGTGACCTTTGCCGGGCGCGACGGGTCCTACGGCCTGTCCATCCGCCTGAAGCACAACGCCAGCCTGTCCACCCGGTTCGCGCACCTCAACCGCATCGCCATCAAGAGCGGCCAGGAGGTCACCCGGGGCGAGCTCATCGGCTACGTCGGCAACACGGGCCGCTCCACCGGCCCCCACCTCCACTACGAGGTCCGCCTGAACGGCGTGCCGGTGAACCCCAAGCGGTACATCCTCAACTAAACAGGCCCCGAATCGTGAATGCTCCAGGCCCTTTTGGAATGCGACGTTCCAGAAGGGCCTGTCCTTTTCGGTCCCGGCCGGACGACGGCCCCGTTGGTTCGGGTTTTGCAGTGAGCGGGTAATGGATATCTTCGGCTTCACCCCGAGCGACATGCTCAGCTATTTCCTGACGCTGTTCCGGATCAGCGTCGTGCTCTTCCTGCTGCCCTTTTTCGGCGGGCAATCCATCCCCAGGACGGTCAAGGCCGCACTGATGCTGGTCCTGTCCATGGCGCTCTGGCCGCAGCTTTCCTTCCCGGCCGCAATGATGCCCACGGGCTGGAACATCGTCATCATGTTCATCGGCGAGCTGCTCCTCGGCCTGATCCTCGGCATGCTCGTCAATTTTCTGTTCGCCGCGGTCCAGCTGGGCGGCCAGATCATCGGTTTCCAGATGGGGTTCGCCATGGTCAACGTGGTCGACCCGATCACCGGCACCAGCAACGCGGTCTCTGCCCACTTCCTGTACATGTGCACCATGCTGACCTTTCTGGTCCTCAACGGCCACCTCTATCTGCTCCAGGCCGTGGGAACGACCTTCCAGTACATCCCGCCGGGCACCCTGCTGCTCCAGCCAGAATTGGCCAACGACATCTTCCAGTTCTCCAACCTGATGTTCACCCTGGCCATCAAGATCGCGGCCCCGGTCATGGCCGCCCTGTTCCTGGTGGACCTCGCCCTGGCCCTGATCTCGCGGGCCGCGCCCCAGATGCACGTGCTCGTCCTCGGTTTCCCCATCAAGATCACCGTGGGCTTCTTCTTCCTCGGCTTCATCTTCTCCATCATGTCCCTGTACGTGGGCGATTTCCTGGCCGGGTTGAACAACATGTTCGAAAACGTCATGAAATTCGGGACCTCCGTCATCCCGTAGGAACTGCCATGATCGGCCAGGAAGATCCAAGTAAAACCGAAAGCGCCACCCAAAAACGGCGCGAGAAGCAACGCAAGGAAGGCAACGTCGCCAAGGGGCAGGAAATCCCCAAGGTCATGAGCCTGCTCTCCGGGGTCCTTGTCCTGCGCTTCATGATCGGCTTCTACAACGACCAGTTCACCGAGATATACCGCTGGACCTTTCTCGAAGCCATCAACTTCAATGTCGACAAGCCAATGGCCTACGCCCTGTTCACCTGGGGAGTCCAGAAGATGGCCCTGCTGGTGGTGCCGTTCATGGTGGTCATCGCCTTCGTGGCCTTCCTTACCATGCGACTGCAGGTCGGCTCGCTGTGGACCACCAAGCCTCTGGAGCCCAAGTTCGGCAAACTCTTCAACATCATGGGCGGCATCAAGAAGCTCATGATCAGCCCGGACGCCCTGCTCAAGCTGGTCAAGAGCCTGCTCCAGGCCATGGCCGTGGCCATCGCCCCGTACATCGTCATCAGGCAGGAGCTGCCCAACCTGCTCCCCCTGTTTCACGCCAACGTCCAGGGGATCATCTCCTTCATCCTCGCCGTGGGCTACAAGATGGTCTGCTACGCGCTGATCCCCATGTTCATCATCGCCGTGGCCGACCTCGTGTACGAGCGCTGGAACTACGAGGAGCAGATCAAGATGACCAAGGACGAGATCAAGGACGAGCGCAAGCAGGCGGAAGGCGATCCCAAGGTCAAACAGCAACAGCGCCAGAAGATGATGCAGGTCATGGCCTCACGCATGTTCCAGGACATCCCCAAGGCGGACGTGGTCATCACCAACCCGACCCACTACGCCGTGGCCCTGCAGTACGATCCGCTCCAGGCCCCGGCTCCCCTGGTCCTGGCCAAGGGCGTGAACAAGGTTGCCGAACGAATCAAGGAAGTTGCGCGGGAACATTCCATCCCCATCGAAGAAAACCGCCCCTTGGCACAGGCTTTGTATAAGCAGGTGGAGATCGGAGAAACCATCCCGGAGGAACTGTTTCAGGCCGTGGCCGCCATCCTGGCAAAGCTGGAGAAATTCAAGCATCGCCGGTAGTTGCAAAGCCTGACACCCTCCCAGGAATCCACAGCCCAACCGTCCGAGAGGTGTCAAAAACATGGCCCAGCCTTCCGCCAAGACCGTAATTCCGAAAATAGACTACACCAAGTTCGCCAAACAGGGCGACGTGCTTCTCGCGGGCGGCGTGGTGGTCATCCTCTTCGTGATGCTCATCCCCCTGCCGACTCCGTTCATCGACTTCATGCTCTCGGTCTCCATCTCGCTCGGTCTGGTCATCCTGGTCACGTCCATGTTCATGACCTCGCCGCTCGAATTTTCCATCTTCCCATCGCTGCTGCTGGTCACCACCCTGCTCCGCCTGGCCCTGAACGTGGCCACCACCCGCGCCATCCTGCTGCACGGCGACGAGGGCACCTCGGCCGCGGGATCGGTCATCCAAAGTTTCGGCGAGTTCGTGGTCGGGGGCAACTACGTCATCGGCATCGTCATCTTCATGATTCTGTTCATCCTGAACAAGACCGTCATCGTCACCGGTACCACCCGCATCGCCGAGGTGGCCGCCCGATTCACCTTGGACGCCATGCCCGGCAAGCAGATGGCCATCGAGGCGGACCTCAACGCCGGGCTCATCGACGAGGAGCAGGCCACCAAGCAGCGCGAAAACCTGCGCCGCGAGGCCGACTTCTACGGTGCCATGGACGGTGCGGGCAAGTTCGTTTCCGGAGACGTCAAGGCAGGCCTGATGATCACGGCCATCAACATCATCGGCGGTTTCCTCATCGGCGTGCTGCAAAAGGACATGCAGTGGATGGACGCGGCCCACACCTACACCCTGCTGACCATCGGCGACGGCCTGGTGGCCACCATCCCCTCGCTGATCATCTCCACCTCGGCGGGCATCATCGTTTCCCGTGCGGCCGCCGAGGCCAAGATGGGCGAGGAATTCATCGGCCAACTCTCCTTCCACCATCGTGCGCTCAAGCTCGTGTCCGGCATCCTGGTCATCTTCGGCATCGTGCCGGGCATGCCGACCATCCCGTTCCTGACCCTGGCCGCCATAGTCTTCACCGTGGGCCAGATTTCCTCCAAACAACAGCACAACCTTGTCGTTGAGCAAGAGGAAAAGGAACAGGGGCAGCCTTCCACCCTGGACACCCCGGAAGAGGTTCAGGCCCTGCTTCCGCTGGACCAGCTGGAACTGGAGGTGGGTTACGGGCTCATCCCGCTGGTGGACGAGGAGCAAAGCGGCAACCTGCTCTCGCGTATCCGGTCCATCCGCCGCCAGTTCGCCCTGGACATGGGCGTGGTCGTCCCGTCCCTGCACCTGCGCGACAACCTCCAGCTCAAGCCGGGCGAATACCGCGTGCTCATCAAGGGCAACCCGGTGGCCAGCGCCGAGCTGCTCATCGACCACTACCTGGCCATGGACCCGGGCGACGCCAAGCAGCGCATCGAGGGCGTGGAGACCGTGGAACCCGCCTTCAATCTCCCGGCCGTATGGATTCCCGAGGCCCAGAAGGAGGAGGCAATGCTGGCGGGCTACACCGTGGTCGACCCGTCCACGGTCATCGCCACCCACCTGACCGAGGTCTTCCGGCGCAACCTGCACGAATTCCTCGGCCGCCAGGAGACCCAGGAACTGCTCGACAACTTGTCCAAACGCGCGCCCAAGGCCGTGGAATCCCTGGTGCCCGGAGTGCTCAGCCTCGGCGGGGTGCAGAAGGTCCTTCAGGGGCTGGTCCAGGAGAACGTGTCCATCCGCGACCTGCTGACCATCGTCGAGACCCTGGCCGACTACGGCGTGGCCACCCAGGACCCGACCCAGCTCACGGAATACGTCCGCGCCCGCATGGGCCGGACCATCGTCAAGCCGTATATCGGGGACAACGGGGTCCTGCCCATCATCACCCTGAACCCGCAGATCGACGAAATCCTGAACGGCGCCATGCGCCCGGCCGAACAGGGAGGCTATCTGGCCCTGGAACCGGGCGTGGCCCAACAGATCATCCAGGCCATCAACCGCTCCACCGAGGACGCCATGGTGGCCGACGGCCAGCCCATCCTGCTGGTCACCCCGCAGATCCGGTCGCAGCTGGCCCAGCTCCTGACCCGGTTCATCCCCACCCTGCCGGTCATCTCGCAGGCCGAGATTCCGGCGGACGTCAAAATTCAGTCGGTCGCAACCGTCGAACTCTAGGACCAGATTATGAGAATGAAGACTTACCGGGCCGCCACGTCCACGGCCGCATTCGCCAAGGTCAAATCCGAACTCGGCGACGAGGCCGTGATCCTGTCCAACAAGACCGTCACCGAAAACGGCTGCAAATGCTGCGAGATCGTGGCCGCGGTGGACAACCAGCCCGCACGGCCCGCACGCCCGCAGCAAGATACCAAGGAAGGCGTGGTCGACGCCGCCCTGCGCGACTCGGTGGGCTGGCAGCGCGAGTGGAGCCAGATCAAAGGGCAGATCATGGCCCTGATGAAGCCGCAGATGGACCCGGCCCGCCTCTCGCCCAAGCAGCGCGTGGCCCTGGAGTACCTGGAGCGCGAGGAAGTGGACGAGCGCGTCCTGACCCACGTGTACTGCACCATGCGCGAAACCGAGAACTGCCCGGTCATGACCGCCCTGGACCCGCTGCTCAAGGCCACGCCGTTCACGTCCGGGACCTGGACCAACACCTTTCACGCCTTTGCCGGCCCCGGCGGGGCGGGCAAGACCTCGAGCCTGGTGCGCCTGGCCCTGCGCATGAAAAAGGAGCGTCCCGGCATGCGCCTGTGCCTTGCCACGGCCGACGGCGGCCGGGGCAAGGGACGCCTGATCCTCAAGCATTACGCCGAACTGAGCGGCCTGGCCTTCCGCGAGATCATCACCCGCGAGGACTTCGCCCTGCTCCGGGACGAGGCCCGGCAATTCGACATGATCCTCATCGACCTGCCCGGCCTGTCCGGCCGGACGACCCTGGAGGAATGGTCGCGGCTGTACGGCCTGGACGAGTGCCCGGACCTGTCCATCCACCTGGTCATGAACCCCTATTACAGCAAGGGCCAGTTCGAGCGGTTCATGGACAAATATAAAAGTGAACAACTAGCCAGCGTTATCTGGACGAAACTCGATGAAGCCTGTACATTCGGGTCAATATTGAACATGGCGTTCGCAGGCGGGCTGCCGGTGTCCGCGCTTTCCTACGGACCCGGCCTGAAAAACAGCATCAGCCCGGCCACGGAAGAGATGATCTGGCGACTGATGTTCATGCGCAGACTGCCCGACGGCAACACGCAACCCTAAGGAGCGCGACACACGTTATGAGTTCGAATCTTCCCCTGGTCCTCTCCGTCACCTCCGGCAAGGGAGGCGTCGGCAAGACCAACATGTCGGTCAACCTGGCCTATTCCCTGAGCGCCGCGGGCAAGAAGGTCGTCCTTCTGGACGCCGACCTCGGGCTGGCCAACGTGGACGTCATCCTCGGGCTTGCGCCCCAACACAATCTCTTCCACCTGTTCCACGAGGAAATGACCCTGGACCGCATCCTGTTCGACACCCCCTACGGCTTTCGCATCCTCCCGGCCTCGTCGGGCGTCAGCGACATGGTCAACCTGGACAAGGGCCAGAAGCTCGACCTCCTGGACGCCATGGACTCCCTGGAGGATAGCGTGGACTACCTCATCGTGGACACGGGCGCGGGCATCAACGACAATGTCCTCTACTTCAACCTGGCCGTGCAGGAGAGGCTGCTGATCATCACCCCGGAACCCACCTCCCTGACCGACGCCTACGCGCTGATCAAGGTACTCAAGCTGCACCACGGGGTGGAGAAGTTCCGAGTGTTGGTGAACATGGTCAAGGACGTGAGCATGGCCCGCGAGGTCTACCTCAAACTCCTGAACGCCTGCGACCACTTCCTCGACGGTATTTCGCTCGACCTGGTCGGCTTCGTGCCGTATGACCAGAACGTGCGCAACTCGGTCATCGCGCAGACCCCGTTCTGTCACAAGTTTCCCAAGACCCCGGCCAGCGTGGCTGTCCGGCAGACGGCCCAGAAGGTCAAAAACTGGCAAGTAACCCCCAACACCGATGGCAATATTAAATTCTTCTGGAAAAAACTCCTCTTCCAGGAACGATCCGTGGCTTGAGCTGGAACAGGGCGTCAAGCGCTGGGACGATTTTTCGCCGAGGGACCGGGAAAACATCGTCCGCTACTATGCGCCCAAAATCCGGATTCTGGCGCTGCGGCTCAAGGCGAAGCTGCCCCAGAGCGTTGAGCTCAACGAGCTCATCAGCGCGGGCAGCCTCGGCCTTTTGGACGCCCTCGGGAAGTTCAACCCGGAGTTGGGGATCAAGTTCGACACCTACTCGGAGAACCGCATCAAGGGCGCCATGCTCGACGAGCTCCGGCGCATGGACTGGTTCTCCAGAGGGCTCAGGCAGAAGGTCAAGGTGCTCGAGGACTCCATGCGCCAGATCGAGCACGAGACCGGCTCCCCGGCCACCACGGAGCAGCTCTGCGAACACACCGGCATGACCGACAAAGAGGTCCAGCAGGGACTCGAGGCCCTGAACAATCAGGTCTGTCTCAGCCTCGACACCTTTCAGGAAAACCTCATCGGCCAGAAGAAGATGACCGACAACGAACCATTCCAGTCGGCCGCCTTTCAGGAGATTGTTGACAAAGTAGCCAATCTCATTGAAGAATTGACGCCGAGAGAAAAATTGGTCATATCTCTGTATTACGGAGAGGAACTGAACATGAAGGAGACGGCCGAGGTTATGGACATAACCGAGGGACGCGTCTCGCAGCTCCACTCCCAAGCATTGAATAAATTAAGAAAAACGTTCAGAGCTCGTTATGAAAACGAGTAGCACTCATGTAAAGGAGACTTTCGATGGGTTATAATACCAACATGCGCGTCCTGGTTGTTGACGATTTCTCCACCATGCGTAAAATCATCAAAAACATCCTGCGCCAGCTGGGTTTCAACAACATCGTCGAGGCCGACGACGGCTCCACCGCCTGGGAAGTGCTCAACAAGGACAACATCGATTTCATCGTCTCCGACTGGAACATGCCCACCATGTCCGGCATAGACCTGCTCCGCAAGGTGCGCGCCAGCGAGGAATACGCGGACATCCCCTTCCTGATGGTCACCGCCGAG includes the following:
- a CDS encoding M23 family metallopeptidase, producing MLFRKYHIVVFKDKQGSCKKFQLRGWFIIFLLFMTVSMAAGNVILWKKYAEHSRIEQGLNIAEKTVQEQKTQLLSLSQKITSLQGNLNRIRDFDSKLRVMINLDQDGSQAAAPKGGPANENFSKGYLPLYRQELLARKMHEFLRQLNVEARLEEVRQQEIMHTLRSNQNILEATPSIWPTSGWVTSGFAWRTSPFTGKREFHKGLDISAPRGTPVYAPARASVTFAGRDGSYGLSIRLKHNASLSTRFAHLNRIAIKSGQEVTRGELIGYVGNTGRSTGPHLHYEVRLNGVPVNPKRYILN
- the fliR gene encoding flagellar biosynthetic protein FliR, whose protein sequence is MDIFGFTPSDMLSYFLTLFRISVVLFLLPFFGGQSIPRTVKAALMLVLSMALWPQLSFPAAMMPTGWNIVIMFIGELLLGLILGMLVNFLFAAVQLGGQIIGFQMGFAMVNVVDPITGTSNAVSAHFLYMCTMLTFLVLNGHLYLLQAVGTTFQYIPPGTLLLQPELANDIFQFSNLMFTLAIKIAAPVMAALFLVDLALALISRAAPQMHVLVLGFPIKITVGFFFLGFIFSIMSLYVGDFLAGLNNMFENVMKFGTSVIP
- the flhB gene encoding flagellar biosynthesis protein FlhB, which codes for MIGQEDPSKTESATQKRREKQRKEGNVAKGQEIPKVMSLLSGVLVLRFMIGFYNDQFTEIYRWTFLEAINFNVDKPMAYALFTWGVQKMALLVVPFMVVIAFVAFLTMRLQVGSLWTTKPLEPKFGKLFNIMGGIKKLMISPDALLKLVKSLLQAMAVAIAPYIVIRQELPNLLPLFHANVQGIISFILAVGYKMVCYALIPMFIIAVADLVYERWNYEEQIKMTKDEIKDERKQAEGDPKVKQQQRQKMMQVMASRMFQDIPKADVVITNPTHYAVALQYDPLQAPAPLVLAKGVNKVAERIKEVAREHSIPIEENRPLAQALYKQVEIGETIPEELFQAVAAILAKLEKFKHRR
- the flhA gene encoding flagellar biosynthesis protein FlhA, with product MAQPSAKTVIPKIDYTKFAKQGDVLLAGGVVVILFVMLIPLPTPFIDFMLSVSISLGLVILVTSMFMTSPLEFSIFPSLLLVTTLLRLALNVATTRAILLHGDEGTSAAGSVIQSFGEFVVGGNYVIGIVIFMILFILNKTVIVTGTTRIAEVAARFTLDAMPGKQMAIEADLNAGLIDEEQATKQRENLRREADFYGAMDGAGKFVSGDVKAGLMITAINIIGGFLIGVLQKDMQWMDAAHTYTLLTIGDGLVATIPSLIISTSAGIIVSRAAAEAKMGEEFIGQLSFHHRALKLVSGILVIFGIVPGMPTIPFLTLAAIVFTVGQISSKQQHNLVVEQEEKEQGQPSTLDTPEEVQALLPLDQLELEVGYGLIPLVDEEQSGNLLSRIRSIRRQFALDMGVVVPSLHLRDNLQLKPGEYRVLIKGNPVASAELLIDHYLAMDPGDAKQRIEGVETVEPAFNLPAVWIPEAQKEEAMLAGYTVVDPSTVIATHLTEVFRRNLHEFLGRQETQELLDNLSKRAPKAVESLVPGVLSLGGVQKVLQGLVQENVSIRDLLTIVETLADYGVATQDPTQLTEYVRARMGRTIVKPYIGDNGVLPIITLNPQIDEILNGAMRPAEQGGYLALEPGVAQQIIQAINRSTEDAMVADGQPILLVTPQIRSQLAQLLTRFIPTLPVISQAEIPADVKIQSVATVEL
- a CDS encoding flagellar biosynthesis protein FlhF; amino-acid sequence: MRMKTYRAATSTAAFAKVKSELGDEAVILSNKTVTENGCKCCEIVAAVDNQPARPARPQQDTKEGVVDAALRDSVGWQREWSQIKGQIMALMKPQMDPARLSPKQRVALEYLEREEVDERVLTHVYCTMRETENCPVMTALDPLLKATPFTSGTWTNTFHAFAGPGGAGKTSSLVRLALRMKKERPGMRLCLATADGGRGKGRLILKHYAELSGLAFREIITREDFALLRDEARQFDMILIDLPGLSGRTTLEEWSRLYGLDECPDLSIHLVMNPYYSKGQFERFMDKYKSEQLASVIWTKLDEACTFGSILNMAFAGGLPVSALSYGPGLKNSISPATEEMIWRLMFMRRLPDGNTQP
- a CDS encoding MinD/ParA family protein: MSSNLPLVLSVTSGKGGVGKTNMSVNLAYSLSAAGKKVVLLDADLGLANVDVILGLAPQHNLFHLFHEEMTLDRILFDTPYGFRILPASSGVSDMVNLDKGQKLDLLDAMDSLEDSVDYLIVDTGAGINDNVLYFNLAVQERLLIITPEPTSLTDAYALIKVLKLHHGVEKFRVLVNMVKDVSMAREVYLKLLNACDHFLDGISLDLVGFVPYDQNVRNSVIAQTPFCHKFPKTPASVAVRQTAQKVKNWQVTPNTDGNIKFFWKKLLFQERSVA
- a CDS encoding FliA/WhiG family RNA polymerase sigma factor, with amino-acid sequence MAILNSSGKNSSSRNDPWLELEQGVKRWDDFSPRDRENIVRYYAPKIRILALRLKAKLPQSVELNELISAGSLGLLDALGKFNPELGIKFDTYSENRIKGAMLDELRRMDWFSRGLRQKVKVLEDSMRQIEHETGSPATTEQLCEHTGMTDKEVQQGLEALNNQVCLSLDTFQENLIGQKKMTDNEPFQSAAFQEIVDKVANLIEELTPREKLVISLYYGEELNMKETAEVMDITEGRVSQLHSQALNKLRKTFRARYENE
- a CDS encoding chemotaxis response regulator CheY produces the protein MGYNTNMRVLVVDDFSTMRKIIKNILRQLGFNNIVEADDGSTAWEVLNKDNIDFIVSDWNMPTMSGIDLLRKVRASEEYADIPFLMVTAEAQQENIIEAVQAKVSNYIVKPFTPETLGQKIDKIFA